A genomic region of Cannabis sativa cultivar Pink pepper isolate KNU-18-1 chromosome 1, ASM2916894v1, whole genome shotgun sequence contains the following coding sequences:
- the LOC115705902 gene encoding uncharacterized protein LOC115705902 translates to MSGAQGAQPKNSKTATTYESTQGGENRTKIELKSREDEGGIQIDKIQDKVPDAAGKGGPVFGAANDDKNQDLGVTGTGSE, encoded by the coding sequence atgTCAGGGGCACAAGGAGCTCAGCCAAAGAATTCGAAAACGGCAACGACTTACGAATCGACACAGGGAGGAGAGAACAGAACGAAGATCGAGTTGAAATCGCGGGAGGACGAAGGAGGCATTCAGATCGATAAAATCCAGGATAAGGTTCCTGATGCCGCCGGTAAAGGCGGTCCCGTTTTCGGTGCTGCCAACGACGACAAAAACCAAGATCTCGGCGTTACGGGCACTGGCTCTGAGTGA
- the LOC115708183 gene encoding uncharacterized protein LOC115708183 isoform X2 — translation MMLHCWTTSTASTPSPFQSKTPNLPFFNPRNPPNVLLSKPFFFFPKPRPTTALKAHFLDEIPQLFHNKVLIAAGVSAAIGQLSKPFTSVILYGKEFDIKSAIQAGGFPSTHSSAVVAAATCLGLERGFSDSLFGATVVYAGLIMYDAQGVRREVGVHAKTLNEILKPKSRKLNSCRGHRWL, via the exons ATGATGCTGCATTGTTGGACAACTTCCACTGCTTCTACACCTTCTCCTTTTCAATCTAAGACTCCTAATTTGCCTTTCTTCAATCCAAGAAACCCTCCCAATGTCCTTTTATCCAAAccattcttcttcttccccaAGCCAAGACCCACAACAGCTCTCAAAGCTCATTTCTTGGATGAAATCCCTCAGCTTTTCCATAACAAG GTTTTGATAGCAGCTGGTGTTTCTGCGGCAATTGGGCAACTCTCTAAGCCTTTTACATCTGTGATTCTGTATGGGAAAGAATTTGATATCAAGTCTGCTATTCAGGCTGGGGGCTTTCCTTCAACTCATTCCTCT GCAGTTGTGGCTGCTGCAACATGCCTTGGTCTTGAAAG GGGATTCTCGGATTCACTGTTTGGTGCAACAGTTGTTTATGCTGGCCTTATTATGTATGATGCCCAG GGTGTTAGAAGAGAAGTAGGAGTTCATGCAAAGACACTGAACGAAATCCTAAAGCCCAAATCGAGAAAGCTCAACTCATGCCGAGGGCATAGATGGCTTTGA
- the LOC115705901 gene encoding fluoride export protein 1 isoform X1 encodes MSSQEKSSTMLPVGGYRVTSDSEPQVGQSGSFRHTSSASSSMRRRSFNLSSVLSSQMDDTIECESVSEAGDIGDRALHSNIDSRSASLRFSFDHVSESGVVVPIAENSLSHSNVLNSHDSTVLNSGSELFSPLSTDGMVQAESKMQNDKKEVPKLLKYSSCLTHLAVFGILGVLTRYLLQKLFGPGTAGVTSDETLLYLDLPSNMVGSFLMGWFGVVFKGDISRVSDFLAIGLSTGYLGSLTTFSGWNQKMLELSVEGHWVSSVLGFLIGLFLAAYSIIFGVETAKGFRHLLEKKITNQKSSIHSSESIWRVDSRERHIAVMVVFFLILCLLWSVSGIMLRKEFKNGGSEAQLWLGCIVGPTGVWIRWFLARLNGCGLGRAGLFKWIPFGTLIANVAASCIMAALSTIRNAVNTKTCDTITAGIQLGFLGCLSTVSTFIAEFNAMRESKHPWRAYVYAMITICFSFGLGTLIFSIPVWSKGYKYN; translated from the exons ATG TCATCTCAAGAAAAATCTAGCACTATGCTTCCGGTGGGAGGTTACCGAGTGACTAGTGACTCTGAACCTCAAGTTGGACAAAGTGGGTCATTTCGCCATACAAGCAGTGCTAGTTCTTCAATGAGAAGGAGATCTTTTAATTTATCAAGTGTGCTCTCCTCACAAATGGATGACACCATTGAATGTGAGAGTGTGTCAGAGGCAGGTGATATTGGTGATAGGGCTCTTCATAGCAACATTGACAGTAGGAGTGCAAGCCTTCGCTTTTCTTTCGATCATGTATCAGAAAGTGGGGTGGTTGTTCCTATTGCAGAAAATTCCCTTTCACATTCAAATGTGTTAAACTCTCATGACTCTACAGTCTTGAACTCTGGCTCAGAACTTTTTTCTCCTCTTTCAACTGATGGTATGGTGCAAGCTGAAAGCAAAATGCAA AATGACAAGAAAGAAGTGCCAAAGCTGCTGAAGTACAGTTCTTGTCTTACTCATTTGGCTGTTTTTGGGATTTTGGGG GTCTTAACGAGGTATTTGCTACAAAAACTATTTGGTCCTGGAACTGCTGGAGTAACAAGCGACGAAACTCTTCTTTATCTCGACCTTCCGTCTAATATG GTTGGCTCTTTTCTAATGGGGTGGTTTGGTGTTGTCTTCAAAGGTGACATATCTCGTGTGTCTGATTTTCTTGCTATTGGTTTATCAACTGGTTACCTAGGAAGCCTTACTACTTTCAGTGGTTGGAACCAAAAAATGCTTGAACTTAGTGTCGAAGGTCACTGGGTTTCATCAGTGCTTGGTTTTCTAATAG GTTTGTTTCTTGCTGCTTACTCTATTATATTTGGAGTTGAGACAGCCAAGGGTTTTAGGCACCTTCttgaaaagaaaataacaaaCCAAAAGAGCAGCATTCACAGCTCTGAGAGTATCTGGAGAGTAGACAGTCGCGAGCGTCACATAGCTGTCATGGTGGTGTTCTTTCTAATTCTATGTTTACTGTGGAGTGTGAGCGGTATAATGTTGAGAAAGGAGTTTAAAAACGGTGGCAGTGAGGCTCAGCTCTGGTTAGGCTGCATAGTAGGGCCCACAGGTGTGTGGATTAGGTGGTTCTTAGCTCGACTTAATGGATGTGGATTAGGAAGGGCGGGTTTGTTTAAATGGATTCCGTTTGGTACTCTAATTGCAAATGTAGCTGCATCATGTATCATGGCTGCACTCTCTACTATTAGAAATGCG GTGAACACTAAGACTTGTGATACTATAACTGCAGGCATACAACTTGGGTTTTTAGGTTGTTTGAGTACGGTTTCGACCTTCATTGCCGAGTTTAATGCAATGAGAGAAAGTAAGCATCCTTGGAGGGCATACGTATATGCTATGATCACTATATGCTTCTCATTTGGCTTGGGAACTCTTATCTTCTCTATACCAGTTTGGTCTAAAGGATACAAATACAACTAA
- the LOC115705901 gene encoding fluoride export protein 1 isoform X2 codes for MLPVGGYRVTSDSEPQVGQSGSFRHTSSASSSMRRRSFNLSSVLSSQMDDTIECESVSEAGDIGDRALHSNIDSRSASLRFSFDHVSESGVVVPIAENSLSHSNVLNSHDSTVLNSGSELFSPLSTDGMVQAESKMQNDKKEVPKLLKYSSCLTHLAVFGILGVLTRYLLQKLFGPGTAGVTSDETLLYLDLPSNMVGSFLMGWFGVVFKGDISRVSDFLAIGLSTGYLGSLTTFSGWNQKMLELSVEGHWVSSVLGFLIGLFLAAYSIIFGVETAKGFRHLLEKKITNQKSSIHSSESIWRVDSRERHIAVMVVFFLILCLLWSVSGIMLRKEFKNGGSEAQLWLGCIVGPTGVWIRWFLARLNGCGLGRAGLFKWIPFGTLIANVAASCIMAALSTIRNAVNTKTCDTITAGIQLGFLGCLSTVSTFIAEFNAMRESKHPWRAYVYAMITICFSFGLGTLIFSIPVWSKGYKYN; via the exons ATGCTTCCGGTGGGAGGTTACCGAGTGACTAGTGACTCTGAACCTCAAGTTGGACAAAGTGGGTCATTTCGCCATACAAGCAGTGCTAGTTCTTCAATGAGAAGGAGATCTTTTAATTTATCAAGTGTGCTCTCCTCACAAATGGATGACACCATTGAATGTGAGAGTGTGTCAGAGGCAGGTGATATTGGTGATAGGGCTCTTCATAGCAACATTGACAGTAGGAGTGCAAGCCTTCGCTTTTCTTTCGATCATGTATCAGAAAGTGGGGTGGTTGTTCCTATTGCAGAAAATTCCCTTTCACATTCAAATGTGTTAAACTCTCATGACTCTACAGTCTTGAACTCTGGCTCAGAACTTTTTTCTCCTCTTTCAACTGATGGTATGGTGCAAGCTGAAAGCAAAATGCAA AATGACAAGAAAGAAGTGCCAAAGCTGCTGAAGTACAGTTCTTGTCTTACTCATTTGGCTGTTTTTGGGATTTTGGGG GTCTTAACGAGGTATTTGCTACAAAAACTATTTGGTCCTGGAACTGCTGGAGTAACAAGCGACGAAACTCTTCTTTATCTCGACCTTCCGTCTAATATG GTTGGCTCTTTTCTAATGGGGTGGTTTGGTGTTGTCTTCAAAGGTGACATATCTCGTGTGTCTGATTTTCTTGCTATTGGTTTATCAACTGGTTACCTAGGAAGCCTTACTACTTTCAGTGGTTGGAACCAAAAAATGCTTGAACTTAGTGTCGAAGGTCACTGGGTTTCATCAGTGCTTGGTTTTCTAATAG GTTTGTTTCTTGCTGCTTACTCTATTATATTTGGAGTTGAGACAGCCAAGGGTTTTAGGCACCTTCttgaaaagaaaataacaaaCCAAAAGAGCAGCATTCACAGCTCTGAGAGTATCTGGAGAGTAGACAGTCGCGAGCGTCACATAGCTGTCATGGTGGTGTTCTTTCTAATTCTATGTTTACTGTGGAGTGTGAGCGGTATAATGTTGAGAAAGGAGTTTAAAAACGGTGGCAGTGAGGCTCAGCTCTGGTTAGGCTGCATAGTAGGGCCCACAGGTGTGTGGATTAGGTGGTTCTTAGCTCGACTTAATGGATGTGGATTAGGAAGGGCGGGTTTGTTTAAATGGATTCCGTTTGGTACTCTAATTGCAAATGTAGCTGCATCATGTATCATGGCTGCACTCTCTACTATTAGAAATGCG GTGAACACTAAGACTTGTGATACTATAACTGCAGGCATACAACTTGGGTTTTTAGGTTGTTTGAGTACGGTTTCGACCTTCATTGCCGAGTTTAATGCAATGAGAGAAAGTAAGCATCCTTGGAGGGCATACGTATATGCTATGATCACTATATGCTTCTCATTTGGCTTGGGAACTCTTATCTTCTCTATACCAGTTTGGTCTAAAGGATACAAATACAACTAA
- the LOC115708183 gene encoding uncharacterized protein LOC115708183 isoform X1, with the protein MMLHCWTTSTASTPSPFQSKTPNLPFFNPRNPPNVLLSKPFFFFPKPRPTTALKAHFLDEIPQLFHNKVLIAAGVSAAIGQLSKPFTSVILYGKEFDIKSAIQAGGFPSTHSSAVVAAATCLGLERGFSDSLFGATVVYAGLIMYDAQGVRREVGVHAKTLNEILKAKSRESSTHAKDIDGFDCQPGTSLPLNYSSKNELNSSTSKTRNALLVPKSESKTQMQNPSGLADDTGAGLERIFSYYPLKESIGHTEIEVIAGALLGFLVSLVVDTLI; encoded by the exons ATGATGCTGCATTGTTGGACAACTTCCACTGCTTCTACACCTTCTCCTTTTCAATCTAAGACTCCTAATTTGCCTTTCTTCAATCCAAGAAACCCTCCCAATGTCCTTTTATCCAAAccattcttcttcttccccaAGCCAAGACCCACAACAGCTCTCAAAGCTCATTTCTTGGATGAAATCCCTCAGCTTTTCCATAACAAG GTTTTGATAGCAGCTGGTGTTTCTGCGGCAATTGGGCAACTCTCTAAGCCTTTTACATCTGTGATTCTGTATGGGAAAGAATTTGATATCAAGTCTGCTATTCAGGCTGGGGGCTTTCCTTCAACTCATTCCTCT GCAGTTGTGGCTGCTGCAACATGCCTTGGTCTTGAAAG GGGATTCTCGGATTCACTGTTTGGTGCAACAGTTGTTTATGCTGGCCTTATTATGTATGATGCCCAG GGTGTTAGAAGAGAAGTAGGAGTTCATGCAAAGACACTGAACGAAATCCTAAAAGCCAAATCACGAGAAAGCTCAACTCATGCCAAGGACATAGATGGCTTTGATTGTCAACCAGGAACATCATTGCCCTTGAACTACTCATCCAAAAATGAATTAAATTCTTCAACATCAAAAACCAGAAACGCCCTTTTAGTACCAAAGTCAGAGAGCAAGACTCAGATGCAGAATCCTTCTGGTTTAGCAGATGACACTGGGGCAGGATTAGAAAGAATTTTTAGCTATTATCCACTAAAAGAATCAATTGGTCATACTGAAATTGAGGTCATTGCTGGTGCTTTACTTGGCTTCTTGGTAAGCCTTGTTGTAGACACCCTTATTTGA